A stretch of the Aphis gossypii isolate Hap1 chromosome 2, ASM2018417v2, whole genome shotgun sequence genome encodes the following:
- the LOC114119806 gene encoding uncharacterized protein LOC114119806 isoform X2 encodes MGMSKRTALLSAVIVTFGLGTMYLGLNMKTPRPSKDPHSWDILIFTQTWPNTLCYSWKSQNPAHTCNLPSDKSIWTVHGIWPTKYGTEGPQFCNKSLVFNPAAIYGIKDKLNQYWPDIEIPPSNATEGNSSSIMTSHKKQSIWFHEWEKHGTCAVVLPALDSEFKYFFQGIEWSEKYNMKDVLDKSNIKINSTLNVADYWKAVKSVLKTNAWVECVTKHDTKEQMLAEIRICFDKSLNQIDCDGIMKPRRGSIKKPHILTNCDTKKPILYLDYVPEQNISTNANTTDSNSTSTDINLTNLNSTTDDKEWDILVFSQTWPYTFCHTWTVNSETHVCNLPANRNQWTIHGIWPSKIGSIGPAFCNNQTAFSLNSLDPIIPELHNRWTEIKGSKTWSKKREGDLWKHEWIKHGTCAKSLSALDSEYKYFKQGLDWSKQYVLSDILEQGGIKPNGSYPVNQIWHTLRTGLGKNPRIDCFYEKGTSTPYIDEVRICFDKTLSLVDCDPFRRNSNKPSTNCPYDKNIQYLGAVF; translated from the exons ATGGGAATGAGTAAGAGGACAGCACTGCTTTCAGCAGTCATAGTGACATTTGGTCTTGGTACAATGTATTTGgg attaaatatgaaaactcCACGCCCTTCAAAAGATCCTCATAGTTGGGACATTCTTATATTCACACAAACATGGCCAAACACATTATGTTATTCATGGAAAAGTCAAAATCCTGCACACACATGTAACTTACCATCTGACAAGAGTATTTGGACAGTTCATGGCATTTG gccTACAAAATATGGTACAGAAGGTCCGCAATTTTGTAACAAATCTTTGGTGTTTAATCCTGCTGCTATTTATGGTATAAaggataaattaaatcaatattggcCTGATATAGAAATTCCACCTAGTAATGCTACGGAAGGAAATTCTTCAAGCATAATGACATCgcataaaaaacaaagtatttGGTTTCATGAATGGGAAAAACATGGTACATGTGCTGTAGTACTGCCAGCCTTGgattcagaatttaaatacttcTTTCAAGGCATTGAATGGTCTGAAAAGTACAATATGAAGGATGTTTTAgacaaaagtaatataaaaataaatagtacattAAATGTAGCTGATTATTGGAAAGCTGTGAAGTcggttttgaaaacaaatgcATGGGTTGAGTGTGTTACTAAACAT gatACAAAAGAACAAATGTTGGCTGAAATAAGGATATGTTttgataaaagtttaaatcaaATTGATTGTGATGGCATTATGAAACCTCGGCGGGGGTCAATAAAGAAGCCTCATATATTAACCAATTGTGATACGAAAAAacctatattgtatttggACTATGTTCCAGAACAGAATATTTCTACTAATGCTAATACTACAGATTCCAATTCTACTTCTACAGACATTAATCTTACAAACTTAAATTCTACTACTGATGA CAAAGAATGGGATATATTGGTATTTTCTCAAACATGGCCGTATACTTTTTGTCATACCTGGACTGTTAATTCAGAGACTCATGTATGCAACTTACCAGCCAATCGCAATCAGTGGACAATACATGGAATTtg gcCATCAAAGATTGGTAGCATTGGTCCAGCTTTTTGTAACAATCAAACAGCGTTTAGTTTAAATTCTTTAGATCCCATTATTCCAGAATTACATAATCGTTGGACAGAAATAAAAGGGTCTAAGACATGGTCAAAGAAACGAGAAGGCGATCTGTGGAAACATGAATGGATAAAACATGGAACTTGTGCTAAATCACTGTCAGCTTTAGAttcagaatataaatattttaaacaaggGTTAGATTGGTCCAAGCAATATGTACTAAGCGATATATTGGAACAAGGAGGCATTAAGCCTAATGGCAGTTATCCAGTTAATCAAATTTGGCATACCTTAAGAACTGGATTGGGTAAAAACCCACGTATCgattgtttttatgaaaaa ggtACCAGCACACCTTATATTGATGAAGTGCGTATATGTTTTGACAAAACATTGTCATTGGTTGATTGTGATCCTTTTAGAAGAAACAGCAATAAACCATCTACAAATTGCccttatgataaaaatatacaatacttagGAGctgtattttaa
- the LOC114119800 gene encoding coiled-coil domain-containing protein 85C isoform X1 produces MSCVSGLPKNYNGQNTAISQKQNVVIPPKYQPPPSPNRQYNVQLSNYPQTNIDRRQQGEKSYVNTAENHRYRTLPGEQPSDMLKFVRKIDSDNSNKISPDQVGQLMSEINSLKEVNQRLNDENQELRDLCCFLDDDRQKGRKLAREWQRFGRYTASVMRQEVAAYQVKLRHLEAKQQHLIEDNIELKELCLYLDEERSGPNRLRDNSVCRVCGNSTGSGNIPEELHRRDEGDGSSSSTNADENMINGNQSQVSYPRQLHQSNDQNLPPDQRSLNYIRQLEAKVKELEEEKTKLSKKMIQEEKIDQKINNWNTDGSFPKMTHPESVLTALQVLELREQLEGKGDDNCSGVDMEDEEKALLREMCNVVWRKLEDA; encoded by the exons ATGTCTTGTGTTAGTGGACTACCAAAAAATTACAATGGCCAAAACACTGCAATCAGCCAGAAACAAAATGTGGTAATACCACCTAAGTATCAACCACCTCCAAGTCCTAATCgtcaatataatgtacaactaAGCAATTATCCGCAAACTAATATTGacag GAGGCAACAAGGTGAAAAGTCATATGTTAATACTGCCGAAAATCATAGATATAGAACTTTGCCAGGAGAGCAACCATCGGATATGCTGAAGTTTGTACGAAAAATAGATTCGGacaattcaaacaaaatatctcCAGATCAG GTGGGACAGTTGATGTCAGAAATCAATAGCTTAAAGGAAGTAAATCAAAGACTGAATGATGAAAATCAAGAATTACGAgatttatgttgttttttggATGATGATAGACAAAAAGGACGAAAACTAGCTAGAGAATGGCAGAGATTTGGAAGATACACGGCTTCTGTTATGAGACAAGAAGTAGCCGCATATCAAGTGAAATTAAGACATCTAGAAGCTAAACAACAGCATCTCATTGAAGACAACATTGAacttaag gaattatgtttatacttgGATGAAGAAAGAAGTGGTCCAAACAGGTTGAGGGATAACTCTGTATGTAGAGTTTGTGGAAATTCTACAGGTTCTGGAAATATACCTGAAGAATTACATAGAAGAGATGAAGGTGATGGAAGTAGTTCTTCAACAAATGCTgatgaaaatatgataaatggtAATCAGAGTCAAGTTTCATATCCTAGACAGTTACATCAGTCAAATG atcaaAATTTACCACCAGATCAGAGATCATTGAATTATATCAGACAACTTGAAGCCAAAGTTAAAGAattagaagaagaaaaaactaAACTATCCAAAAAAATGATCcaagaagaaaaaattgatcaaaaaattaataactggaATACTGATGGTTCTTTTCCT AAAATGACACATCCTGAATCAGTATTGACTGCACTTCAAGTATTGGAGTTACGCGAACAATTAGAAGGCAAAGGGGATGACAATTGTAGTGGTGTAGACATGGAAGATGAGGAAAAAGCATTACTTAGAGAAATGTGCAAT GTGGTATGGCGAAAATTGGAAGATGCTTAA
- the LOC114119772 gene encoding UBX domain-containing protein 1 has translation MSQETVQILIDMGFQKEKAEKSVLMTGNKGVEPAMEWLLAHNDDELGPSTSQEGSAPNIKSESNTSSSTVAKSYKCEDCNKLFTDTTALEYHAMKSGHSNFAESTEEKKPLTEEEKKEQMKKLEERLKEKRKEREAREKEEELEREKIRIRSGKEMAAAKKKLEDENIKKIMDERKREKQEEKIARDRVKAQIEADKLARKKLYGQVSAEEQPKQVLPVAVSPQKQTKDYTETKLQIRLTNGQTIVQTFNVKEMMAAVRVYIELNRSDGDAPFCLMTSFPRKVFTSDDYEKPLDELGLVPSAVLILTKPQQ, from the exons ATGTCTCAGGAAACCGTTCAAATCCTCATCGACATGGGTTTCCAGAAAGAAAAAGC CGAAAAGAGTGTTTTAATGACAGGAAATAAAGGTGTTGAACCTGCAATGGAATG GTTATTGGCACACAATGATGATGAATTGGGACCATCAACTTCTCAAGAAGGTTCTGCTCCAAACATTAAGTCAGAATCAAATACCTCATCTTCAACAGTAgctaaatcatataaatgcGAAGA ctgtaacaaattatttactgaTACTACTGCATTAGAATACCATGCTATGAAATCAGGTCATAGCAACTTTGCAGAATCGACAGAAGAAAAGAAACCATTAactgaagaagaaaaaaaagaacaaatgAAAAAGTTGGAAGAACGTCTAAAGGAGAAGCGTAAGGAACGCGAGGCTAgagaaaaagaagaagaatTAGAAAGGGAAAAAATTCGAATTCGCTCTGGCAAAGAGATGGCTGCtgctaaaaaaaa acttgaagatgaaaacataaaaaaaattatggatgAAAGAAAACGTGAAAAACAAGAAGAAAAAATTGCTCGTGATCGAGTAAAAGCTCAAATAGAAGCAGACAAATTagctagaaaaaaattatatggtcAAGTTTCAGCTGAAGAACAACCAAAACAAGTTTTACCAGTAGCTGTAAGTCctcaaaaacaaacaaaagatTACACCGAAACAAAATTACAg atTCGTCTTACAAATGGTCAAACAATTGTCCAAACATTCAATGTTAAAGAAATGATGGCTGCTGTAAGAGTTTATATTGAACTAAATCGTTCTGATGGTGATGCTCCTTTCTGTCTCATGACTAGCTTTCCAAGAAAAGTATTTACTAGTGATGACTATGAAAAACCACTTGATGAATTAG GTTTGGTACCAAGTGCTGTTTTAATCTTAACCAAGccacaacaataa
- the LOC114119800 gene encoding coiled-coil domain-containing protein 85C isoform X2 has translation MSCVSGLPKNYNGQNTAISQKQNVVIPPKYQPPPSPNRQYNVQLSNYPQTNIDRRQQGEKSYVNTAENHRYRTLPGEQPSDMLKFVRKIDSDNSNKISPDQVGQLMSEINSLKEVNQRLNDENQELRDLCCFLDDDRQKGRKLAREWQRFGRYTASVMRQEVAAYQVKLRHLEAKQQHLIEDNIELKELCLYLDEERSGPNRLRDNSVCRVCGNSTGSGNIPEELHRRDEGDGSSSSTNADENMINDQNLPPDQRSLNYIRQLEAKVKELEEEKTKLSKKMIQEEKIDQKINNWNTDGSFPKMTHPESVLTALQVLELREQLEGKGDDNCSGVDMEDEEKALLREMCNVVWRKLEDA, from the exons ATGTCTTGTGTTAGTGGACTACCAAAAAATTACAATGGCCAAAACACTGCAATCAGCCAGAAACAAAATGTGGTAATACCACCTAAGTATCAACCACCTCCAAGTCCTAATCgtcaatataatgtacaactaAGCAATTATCCGCAAACTAATATTGacag GAGGCAACAAGGTGAAAAGTCATATGTTAATACTGCCGAAAATCATAGATATAGAACTTTGCCAGGAGAGCAACCATCGGATATGCTGAAGTTTGTACGAAAAATAGATTCGGacaattcaaacaaaatatctcCAGATCAG GTGGGACAGTTGATGTCAGAAATCAATAGCTTAAAGGAAGTAAATCAAAGACTGAATGATGAAAATCAAGAATTACGAgatttatgttgttttttggATGATGATAGACAAAAAGGACGAAAACTAGCTAGAGAATGGCAGAGATTTGGAAGATACACGGCTTCTGTTATGAGACAAGAAGTAGCCGCATATCAAGTGAAATTAAGACATCTAGAAGCTAAACAACAGCATCTCATTGAAGACAACATTGAacttaag gaattatgtttatacttgGATGAAGAAAGAAGTGGTCCAAACAGGTTGAGGGATAACTCTGTATGTAGAGTTTGTGGAAATTCTACAGGTTCTGGAAATATACCTGAAGAATTACATAGAAGAGATGAAGGTGATGGAAGTAGTTCTTCAACAAATGCTgatgaaaatatgataaatg atcaaAATTTACCACCAGATCAGAGATCATTGAATTATATCAGACAACTTGAAGCCAAAGTTAAAGAattagaagaagaaaaaactaAACTATCCAAAAAAATGATCcaagaagaaaaaattgatcaaaaaattaataactggaATACTGATGGTTCTTTTCCT AAAATGACACATCCTGAATCAGTATTGACTGCACTTCAAGTATTGGAGTTACGCGAACAATTAGAAGGCAAAGGGGATGACAATTGTAGTGGTGTAGACATGGAAGATGAGGAAAAAGCATTACTTAGAGAAATGTGCAAT GTGGTATGGCGAAAATTGGAAGATGCTTAA
- the LOC114119806 gene encoding uncharacterized protein LOC114119806 isoform X1, with the protein MGMSKRTALLSAVIVTFGLGTMYLGLNMKTPRPSKDPHSWDILIFTQTWPNTLCYSWKSQNPAHTCNLPSDKSIWTVHGIWPTKYGTEGPQFCNKSLVFNPAAIYGIKDKLNQYWPDIEIPPSNATEGNSSSIMTSHKKQSIWFHEWEKHGTCAVVLPALDSEFKYFFQGIEWSEKYNMKDVLDKSNIKINSTLNVADYWKAVKSVLKTNAWVECVTKHDTKEQMLAEIRICFDKSLNQIDCDGIMKPRRGSIKKPHILTNCDTKKPILYLDYVPEQNISTNANTTDSNSTSTDINLTNLNSTTDEHSKLLYRLKRKVFDHSNEWITKRPRHFDRSKSHQSRTNTSYNHNLNRSNSFPYIQRKEWDILVFSQTWPYTFCHTWTVNSETHVCNLPANRNQWTIHGIWPSKIGSIGPAFCNNQTAFSLNSLDPIIPELHNRWTEIKGSKTWSKKREGDLWKHEWIKHGTCAKSLSALDSEYKYFKQGLDWSKQYVLSDILEQGGIKPNGSYPVNQIWHTLRTGLGKNPRIDCFYEKGTSTPYIDEVRICFDKTLSLVDCDPFRRNSNKPSTNCPYDKNIQYLGAVF; encoded by the exons ATGGGAATGAGTAAGAGGACAGCACTGCTTTCAGCAGTCATAGTGACATTTGGTCTTGGTACAATGTATTTGgg attaaatatgaaaactcCACGCCCTTCAAAAGATCCTCATAGTTGGGACATTCTTATATTCACACAAACATGGCCAAACACATTATGTTATTCATGGAAAAGTCAAAATCCTGCACACACATGTAACTTACCATCTGACAAGAGTATTTGGACAGTTCATGGCATTTG gccTACAAAATATGGTACAGAAGGTCCGCAATTTTGTAACAAATCTTTGGTGTTTAATCCTGCTGCTATTTATGGTATAAaggataaattaaatcaatattggcCTGATATAGAAATTCCACCTAGTAATGCTACGGAAGGAAATTCTTCAAGCATAATGACATCgcataaaaaacaaagtatttGGTTTCATGAATGGGAAAAACATGGTACATGTGCTGTAGTACTGCCAGCCTTGgattcagaatttaaatacttcTTTCAAGGCATTGAATGGTCTGAAAAGTACAATATGAAGGATGTTTTAgacaaaagtaatataaaaataaatagtacattAAATGTAGCTGATTATTGGAAAGCTGTGAAGTcggttttgaaaacaaatgcATGGGTTGAGTGTGTTACTAAACAT gatACAAAAGAACAAATGTTGGCTGAAATAAGGATATGTTttgataaaagtttaaatcaaATTGATTGTGATGGCATTATGAAACCTCGGCGGGGGTCAATAAAGAAGCCTCATATATTAACCAATTGTGATACGAAAAAacctatattgtatttggACTATGTTCCAGAACAGAATATTTCTACTAATGCTAATACTACAGATTCCAATTCTACTTCTACAGACATTAATCTTACAAACTTAAATTCTACTACTGATGA GCATTCAAAGCTGTTGTACAGGTTAAAACGAAAAGTATTTGATCACTCAAATGAGTGGATAACTAAAAGGCCTCGTCACTTTGACAGATCAAAATCACATCAGTCTCGCACAAATACttcatataatcataatcTAAATCGATCAAATTCGTTCCCTTATATACAACG CAAAGAATGGGATATATTGGTATTTTCTCAAACATGGCCGTATACTTTTTGTCATACCTGGACTGTTAATTCAGAGACTCATGTATGCAACTTACCAGCCAATCGCAATCAGTGGACAATACATGGAATTtg gcCATCAAAGATTGGTAGCATTGGTCCAGCTTTTTGTAACAATCAAACAGCGTTTAGTTTAAATTCTTTAGATCCCATTATTCCAGAATTACATAATCGTTGGACAGAAATAAAAGGGTCTAAGACATGGTCAAAGAAACGAGAAGGCGATCTGTGGAAACATGAATGGATAAAACATGGAACTTGTGCTAAATCACTGTCAGCTTTAGAttcagaatataaatattttaaacaaggGTTAGATTGGTCCAAGCAATATGTACTAAGCGATATATTGGAACAAGGAGGCATTAAGCCTAATGGCAGTTATCCAGTTAATCAAATTTGGCATACCTTAAGAACTGGATTGGGTAAAAACCCACGTATCgattgtttttatgaaaaa ggtACCAGCACACCTTATATTGATGAAGTGCGTATATGTTTTGACAAAACATTGTCATTGGTTGATTGTGATCCTTTTAGAAGAAACAGCAATAAACCATCTACAAATTGCccttatgataaaaatatacaatacttagGAGctgtattttaa
- the LOC114119771 gene encoding exportin-5, whose product MNVDTPIETVVQQLANAVDLTMDPSMSQEKRHEAYRLCDSFKNEFPLCVQCQCALYFTSDSAQYTDIVRHFGLQLMEHCIKFRWYQMVQEDKLLIFNTIMSLVNSASPALQINYLKDALARVVVEMIKREWPQHWPGMLNELENATILGCCQTETVMLIFLRLIEDVILLQTIDNAARRRDISKELQQSMHKIFPFFINVIDNYCGQYVDFLNRNEQNAATALIRVIQLALANIGELFEFIQLSHVNFKDCYIITVLCSLLDDFNFRQPAVDCLSILLSRKCKNEERECVVQLLDQPLQQIYMVVHKAINQEANEVNNIFLKTLSKVVSMLSSVLCAFWKDNKLHNFNVEKSEKILFCYVDLLQGCLVHNSLNVITNINQAWCMLFKHPEISKNILLKQNYIPKWFLLVSKKLIKVDYKNLDSFTLLDFTDEESYNTVFYHTRSEIVETIRCASAIENTIMFSVTENLLKSCMEKTSQRMKVIPICEQDSAEFLEWEVMVLILDGVISKLSLTMDSEIVRRGLELIELCLKFDTRDPLILSFLLSSVSALFVFLTSTAWPSEYLHVTLNKMCEYLILECHPDDQLYVPIKDLKFHSASLFIKLSIKFPNLLLPVFDKLCSLSDQLLLKTSKTGDNLAVCLRLQESLLVLNNHVPDFDKQAQLIKHILEPCQLMWQKVQSIVSGRPEGLIAYLGLDRPPVDFESDPCLENRNHLSHCINVLACVMTRSNTNSNSSKIPNVSPVTEHVLLLLPNVFLIIKNLNSLCSDNVKKMMHPSYTSVLQIFPQEREALLGKNIVSEKNDPFQMFRPKPKSDPVYKVKLAILNAYEGCLSVLGKSCLLLGDQFYALQNFAPSFEATIMSDADSLPHVRIRIIMKSFIKPFLINCSSKYYDTVLIPILNSFLAHMLIRLSVTWKNIPEREEYDNKDGDSEELLEDMMIRLLTREYLDLIRSSLTSSNESKTSPHGSVEEIPNSDLSELGIKLLRNEQSRHLIVGSILNGLSWNTSISQFWKTCQIFQWDNRPVFHPWCDSQSSYKATSLAQIVVRHLAIEDERTAMTIAPDLLIAVLESLHWFGHHDSNMGPLLATCLHIYETYRSKNDQLLGVLRKLPEINLETLERFDKWVMSEESLNNKVNKGKREMLKKILAGCIGKDVSQTHKCKAELRDLPKVNVPKICTTDLLENGDDLNINNLQEYKL is encoded by the coding sequence ATGAATGTTGATACACCTATAGAAACCGTGGTTCAGCAGCTTGCTAATGCTGTAGATCTGACCATGGACCCATCTATGTCACAAGAAAAGCGTCACGAAGCCTACCGTCTATgtgatagttttaaaaatgaatttccaTTGTGTGTTCAATGTCAGTGtgctttatattttactagtgACAGTGCACAATACACCGATATTGTTCGACATTTTGGCCTTCAACTAATGGAGCATTGCATTAAATTTCGTTGGTATCAAATGGTACAGGAAGACAAATTgctcatttttaatactatcatGAGCCTGGTCAATTCTGCTTCACCTGCACTACAAATCAACTATTTGAAAGATGCTCTTGCTAGAGTTGTTGTAGAAATGATCAAAAGAGAATGGCCTCAACATTGGCCTGGAATGTTAAATGAATTAGAAAATGCTACAATATTGGGCTGTTGTCAAACAGAAACTGTAAtgctaatatttttgaggTTAATTGAAGATGTTATCTTATTGCAAACTATTGACAATGCGGCAAGGCGACGTGATATTAGTAAAGAACTTCAACAGAGTATGCATAAAATTTTCCCAttctttataaatgtaattgataATTACTGTGGACAATATGTAGATTTCTTAAATAGAAATGAACAAAATGCAGCAACTGCACTTATCCGAGTAATACAGCTTGCATTGGCTAATATTGGAGAATTATTTGAGTTTATTCAACTCTCGCATGTGAATTTTAAAGATTGTTATATAATCACCGTATTGTGCTCTTTATTagacgattttaattttagacaaCCTGCTGTTGATTGTTTATCCATATTACTTtcaagaaaatgtaaaaacgaaGAAAGAGAATGTGTTGTACAATTGCTTGATCAACCTTTACAACAGATTTATATGGTAGTACACAAGGCAATCAATCAAGAAGCAaatgaagtaaataatatatttttaaaaacactatcCAAAGTTGTGTCGATGTTGAGTTCTGTGTTATGTGCTTTCTGGaaagataataaattgcataattttaacgttgaaaaatctgaaaaaatacttttttgttaTGTTGATTTATTACAAGGCTGCTTGGTTCATAATTCATTGAATgtcattacaaatattaatcaagCCTGgtgtatgttatttaaacatcctgaaatcagtaaaaatattttattaaaacaaaactacaTTCCAAAATGGTTTTTGTTAgtgtcaaaaaaattaattaaggtaGATTACAAAAACTTAGACTCGTTTACCTTACTTGATTTTACAGATGAAGAAAGctataatactgttttttatcATACCCGATCAGAAATTGTTGAAACAATTAGATGTGCTTCTGCTattgaaaatactattatgttttcagttactgaaaatttacttaaatcatGTATGGAAAAAACATCACAAAGGATGAAAGTAATTCCTATTTGCGAACAAGATTCGGCTGAGTTTCTCGAATGGGAAGTAATGGTGTTAATACTAGATGGTGTCATTAGTAAATTATCTTTAACTATGGATTCTGAAATTGTTAGAAGAGGTTTGGAACTAATtgaattgtgtttaaaatttgatacaagagatccattaattttatcattcctTCTTTCATCTGTGTCTGCATTGTTTGTGTTTCTAACCTCAACAGCCTGGCCTTCAGAATATCTTCATGTTAcacttaataaaatgtgtgaGTATCTTATACTTGAGTGTCATCCGGATGATCAATTATATGTTCCGatcaaagatttaaaatttcactCTGCTTctttgtttataaaactaagTATCAAATTTCCAAATCTTTTACTACCGGTTTTTGATAAGTTGTGTTCATTAAGTGATCAACTTCTATTAAAGACCAGTAAAACTGGTGATAATCTTGCAGTATGTTTACGTTTGCAAGAGTCGCTTCTAGTGCTAAATAATCATGTGCCAGATTTTGATAAACAAGCTCAActaattaaacacattttagaaCCTTGTCAATTAATGTGGCAAAAAGTACAAAGTATTGTATCTGGACGACCTGAAGGATTAATAGCATATTTAGGTCTAGATAGGCCACCAGTTGATTTTGAATCTGACCCATGTTTAGAAAATCGAAATCATCTATCtcattgtattaatgtattagcATGTGTTATGACTAGAAGCAATACAAATTCAAACTCATCAAAAATCCCAAATGTTTCACCAGTTACTGAACATGTCTTATTACTTCTtccaaatgtatttttaataataaaaaatttaaactcttTATGTTCAGataatgtaaagaaaatgatgCATCCTAGTTATACTTCAGTCTTACAGATATTTCCTCAAGAACGGGAAGCCTTACTTGGAAAGAACATTGTGTCCGAGAAAAATGACCCATTTCAGATGTTTAGACCAAAACCAAAATCTGATCCAGTGTACAAAGTTAAACTAGCAATTTTAAATGCTTACGAAGGGTGTTTAAGTGTCTTGGGAAAATCTTGTTTATTACTTGGAGACCAATTTTATGCTCTACAAAATTTTGCTCCAAGTTTTGAAGCAACTATAATGAGTGATGCTGATTCTTTACCACATGTACGCATCAGAATTATTATGAAGAGTTTTATTAAACCTTTTCTAATCAATTGTTCAAGTAAATACTATGATACTGTTTTGATTCCTATTCTAAATTCCTTTTTAGCTCATATGTTAATCCGCCTTAGTGTTACTTGGAAGAATATACCAGAACGTGaagaatatgataataaagatGGAGATTCTGAAGAACTATTGGAAGATATGATGATTCGGCTGTTAACTAGAGAATATCTAGATTTAATAAGATCAAGTTTAACTAGTTCTAATGAATCAAAAACAAGTCCTCATGGAAGTGTGGAAGAAATTCCTAATAGTGATTTATCTGagttaggtataaaattacttcGAAATGAACAATCAAGGCACCTAATTGTTGgaagtattttaaatggtttGTCGTGGAATACTTCTATAAGTCAATTTTGGAAGACatgtcaaatatttcaatgggATAATCGACCAGTCTTTCATCCCTGGTGTGATAGTCAGTCTAGTTATAAAGCAACGTCTTTAGCTCAAATTGTTGTAAGACATTTAGCTATTGAGGATGAAAGAACTGCTATGACAATTGCACCTGACTTACTGATAGCAGTTTTAGAAAGTCTTCACTGGTTTGGTCATCATGATTCTAATATGGGTCCTCTTTTAGCTACATGCCTTCACATATATGAAACTTATCGTAGTAAAAATGATCAATTATTAGGTGTCTTAAGAAAATTACCTGAGATCAATTTGGAAACTTTGGAACGTTTTGATAAATGGGTTATGAGCGAGGAATCATTAAACAACAAGGTAAATAAAGGTAAACgagaaatgttaaaaaagatATTGGCTGGCTGTATTGGAAAAGACGTGAGCCAAACTCATAAATGCAAAGCGGAGCTCAGAGACTTGCCCAAAGTTAATGTTCCAAAGATTTGTACAAcagatttattagaaaatggtGATgacttgaatataaataatttacaagaaTATAAGttgtag